In Streptomyces sp. Li-HN-5-11, the sequence CGTGCCGCGTCCGAGCAGCAGTTCCCGCTCGCCCATGCCGTACTTCCCGACCTTCTCGACCCACAGGGCCGGGGTCCCCTTGGGGACTCTGAGGTGAAGGATCGCGTCCTTGCCGGCGAAAGTGCTCACCGGATGGTTGCCGAGCGACGTGGAGAGGTAGCCCGGATCGCCATACGTGTTGCCCAGCATCTCGAGCGGATCATCGAGGTGGAGGTGTCCGATGTCGGTGCCGCGGACCACCATGACGTCGTCCGGAACGGGGTGTCCTGCGAGCGCCTTGTCGACTTCGTCGATGTTGTGCTGGACGTAAGGGGTCAGCTTCGAGGCGTCGCCTCTCAGGTACCCGTTCATCTCCTTGTACGTGCCCCAGCCGTCGGGGTGCGGGGCCGGGAGGTTGTAGTCGGGCTCGTCCGTGTAATCCCAGACAGCCTTCCGTTCGACCTCCGGCATGTTCTCCGCGTAATGGTTCCAATACGCCTGGCCGTACTGAATGGCTTCCTTGTCGGTGGGGAAGGCCACCGTACCGTCGGAGATCTCGGCGTACGCCACCTTGTGCTGCTGGGCGGGGTCGAGCTTGTCCCACTCCGCGTCGGACACGAGCGGCTTGTACTCGAACGGCTCCCCGGCTCCCTCGTGCCCAGGTGCATCTGTGCCGGGGTGACCATGGGCCGCTGCGGGGTCTGCGCCGTCGTGCGCGGCGGTGTCCACCCCGTCGTGCGGAACGCCCCCGTGGTCACCGGCGTGCGCGCCGTCGTGTCCAGCGCCGTCGTGCCCCGTGCCCTCGTGGCTCGCGCCGTGGTGGTCGTGGCCGGCACCGTCATGCCCCGCACCGTGGGAGGTGTCGTGCGGGTGAGCGCCCGGCGTCGTGTCGTGGCCGGGGCCGTGCGGCGCGGTGTCCGGGGTGTGGCCACCGGTGTGCGGCGTGGTCGCCGGTGCGTCGTGAGCCGGATTGGGCACGTCGTGGGCCGGGCTCGGCACGTCGTGCGGCGCGCCGACGGTGGGCGCGTGCTCGTACGACGTCGGGACGCCCCCGTGAATCCCGTCGCCCGCGCTGTGCGGAATGCCCCCGTGAATCCCGTCGCCCGCGCTGTGCGGAATGCCGCCGTGGATACCGTTGCCCGCGCTGTGCGGAATGCCGCCGTGGATACCGCCGCCCGCGCTGTGCGGGATGCCTCCGTAAATGCCGTTGCCGCTGTGGGGCATACCGCCATGGATGCCGCCACCCGGGGAGTGCGGCATGCCGCCGTGGATTCCGTCGCCGGCCGCGTGCGTGGCCCCCGTGGGGACGCTGTCGCCCGCGCTGTGCGGGATGCCCCCGTAGATGCCGTTGGACGCGGTGTGCGGGACACCTCCGTGTATGCCGCTGTCGGCGGTGTGCGCGGCGCTCGCGTACGCCGGTTGCTGGCCCTGGATGGTCCAGTGGTCCGGGAGCTTGGGCGTCGGCTCGTGGGGAATCGGCGTGGTCTCGACGACGCCGTCGTGCGCCATGAT encodes:
- a CDS encoding ADP-ribosyltransferase, whose amino-acid sequence is MIDPEKIPQFTGDLAQLEKDCADLKADAGHVRDTGREVHNRFQGLAAYYHAPEAEQLFATTKPVRDRADGFAGDLETVSGALESYATEVRPLVKKLADLKTEASAFVASVKDDGDWEYDGDKVAHHNRIRDEVTQAVAAFWAAERTCHNKITSLWHGTQMVAGDGSKRKDQYGFNADDLKNAKLPWGDPVEEKHHWYEIGHWVKSFVWDGIVVDGIWGTIKGLGTLVGCQGWDAMGRAWKGLAQLATGLTLSMGPLAGVFWALPDKDLPSWFRESRNTMKQTGKALVAWDEWGKNPARAAGAVTFNVLTTVFTGGEGAAAAGAGKAGAVAKALSVAGKAGRIIDPMTYVAKGAGAGLSKIGDIAKGLKGVGKIDIPSLPDGSVHLPDGRLLDPHGNIMAHDGVVETTPIPHEPTPKLPDHWTIQGQQPAYASAAHTADSGIHGGVPHTASNGIYGGIPHSAGDSVPTGATHAAGDGIHGGMPHSPGGGIHGGMPHSGNGIYGGIPHSAGGGIHGGIPHSAGNGIHGGIPHSAGDGIHGGIPHSAGDGIHGGVPTSYEHAPTVGAPHDVPSPAHDVPNPAHDAPATTPHTGGHTPDTAPHGPGHDTTPGAHPHDTSHGAGHDGAGHDHHGASHEGTGHDGAGHDGAHAGDHGGVPHDGVDTAAHDGADPAAAHGHPGTDAPGHEGAGEPFEYKPLVSDAEWDKLDPAQQHKVAYAEISDGTVAFPTDKEAIQYGQAYWNHYAENMPEVERKAVWDYTDEPDYNLPAPHPDGWGTYKEMNGYLRGDASKLTPYVQHNIDEVDKALAGHPVPDDVMVVRGTDIGHLHLDDPLEMLGNTYGDPGYLSTSLGNHPVSTFAGKDAILHLRVPKGTPALWVEKVGKYGMGERELLLGRGTQYRVTRVFMENGQVQVYGEVLPR